ACAGGTATTATTTTATTTTTCAGAAGAGTATTACAGACATTTCTCGCATTAAGATATCTTCTCCTGTCTGAAAAGTCCCCTCTTGTAAGCAGAAGCTGACCAATTATTTTCCCATATTCCTGAAAAAGCAGCTGATACAAATGAGTCAGTGCCACCTGTCCCACTGATGCCAATGCCTGTTTCTCAGACAGCGTCTTTGGACGCTCCGTTAAACCAAGCTTTCCCATTCCGGCTCCTACTGCTCCCGATGTTACCAGTACCACATCATAACCTTTATTAGATAAATTGCTCAGTTCTGCAACTATTTTCTTTATTTTTTCTATATTCAGGTTTCCATCTTCCTTTGTAAGCGTTGATGTTCCCACCTTTACTACTATTTTTTGAATATTTTCCAATATTTCTTCTCTTCTGTTTGTCTGTCTTTTCATATTATCACTTGCTTTCTGTAATTGTTTTTTCTATTATTTTTCTTCAGGAACCCAGACAGAAATTTTTCCTGCCTTAACTTTAAATGCCGCAAATCCACTATCATCTATCACAACATTGTCAAATCCGCTTCCTGTAACTTCCTTCCATACCTGACCTGTACGATTTTGTCCTACTTCTATCACTTTTTCCCCATCTTCATTATTTGAAAGAATAGCTGCACATCCGGTATTCAGGTCATTTTCCCTTCCTGTTCTATAAATTCCTACAATATCAGGGTCATCAAAATAGTCAATTTCTCCACCATAGGCATAATGTTTTCTCACGTGAAGCAGCTGATCTATTATCCATCTATGTTCACTTTCCTGTCCACCGACACCGTAGTAATCACCATAGAACAGACAAGGGTAACCTCTTTCTGCAAGAAGTATTATTGCGTAGGCATGTGGCTTGAACCAGCTTTCTATCTGGGATTCAAGTGCGCTTCCCTTCTGTGAATCATGATTATCCACAAAAGAAACTGCCTGCATTGAATCTGACATCAGTATAGTATTGTCAAAAATTGTTCTCAAATCAAAATCTTTCCCCCTTACTGATGCTTCATGGAAATTAAAATGAAGACCTACATCAAATAAATCTGTTGCATACTCCAGACTTTCCAGATACTCCTTCAATGTCCCAAGGTCATCCTTCCAGTATTCTCCAACAGAATAAAATTCTTCCCCATAGACACCTCTGACTTCATCAAGAAATTCCTTTATAAATCCTTCACTTATATGTTTTACTGCATCCATTCTGAATCCATCCAGCTTCAGTTCATTTACTACCCATTTTCCCCAGCTTATTACTTCCTTTTTAAC
This portion of the Leptotrichia sp. oral taxon 215 str. W9775 genome encodes:
- a CDS encoding alpha-amylase, which produces MENGVMIQYFEWNLPDDGKHWERLKNDAKHLSEIGVSAVWIPPAYKGTSSMDVGYGAYDLWDLGEFDQKGTVRTKYGTKQELMEAIEELHRYDIDVYLDVVLNHKAGADETERFLAIEVSSGNRNEEVSDPYEIEGWTKFTFPGRNDKYSAFKWNYNLFTGVDFNNENKKTAIYKIVGENKNWSEEVDSEMGNYDYLMNADVNYAHPEVKKEVISWGKWVVNELKLDGFRMDAVKHISEGFIKEFLDEVRGVYGEEFYSVGEYWKDDLGTLKEYLESLEYATDLFDVGLHFNFHEASVRGKDFDLRTIFDNTILMSDSMQAVSFVDNHDSQKGSALESQIESWFKPHAYAIILLAERGYPCLFYGDYYGVGGQESEHRWIIDQLLHVRKHYAYGGEIDYFDDPDIVGIYRTGRENDLNTGCAAILSNNEDGEKVIEVGQNRTGQVWKEVTGSGFDNVVIDDSGFAAFKVKAGKISVWVPEEK